Below is a genomic region from Pyxidicoccus trucidator.
CGCCCAGCAGCTTCCTCCGCGCGGAAGCCAGCGCCGCGGACCCGGTCTCCGGCCCCGGCTGTGACTCCAGCAGCGCCAGGTGAAGCGCATGGGCCCGCGCATCCGTGAGCACGTGGTCCACCGCGTCCGCCACTGGGGCCCCCGCGTGCGTCTCGGTGACGTCCTGGGCCCGCTCCAGCACCCCGGGCGGCTCCGTCTCCTCGGGAATCAGGAACAGGCCCCGGCGCTCTGCCCACAGGCCCAGCGACGCGCGCGCGGTGAGCACGGAGAGGGGAATCGACAGCACGAGCCCGGCCACCACGGGCGCGAGCCACGCCAGCAGCCCGGGAGACAGCAGGAACGCTGCGACGGCCAGCGCCACGCCCACCCCCGTATGCACCGCGTGCCGCCGGGCGGCCTCGGCCCACGGCAGGTCCGCGTCCTCGCGCTGCTGGCTCGTCCAGGACACGCGGTAGCCCAGCAGCGTCCCGAAGACGAAGTGCGACTGGAACAGCATCATCACCGGCGCCAGCAGCGTGGCCAGCACGCTCTCCACCAGCACGCTCGCCACCAGCCGGGCCCGTCCGCCCATGCGCGCCGCGTCCTGCCCGCGCGCCAGCGCCAGTCCCAGCCCCAGCAGCTTCGGCGCCAGCAGCATGCCCATGGACACGCTCATCAGCCGCAGCGCGCCGTCCGCGTCGAACCTGGGCTCCGCGGCCTTCAATACCGCGGGCCCCAGCGACACCCATCCGTCATGCAGTGCCGCCACCAGCCCCGACACCAGGAACAGCAGCCACAGCGGTGAGGCCGCGTAGGACATCACCCCCATCAGGAAGTGCCCCCGGCTGATGGGGTGCAGCCCGCCCGCCATGACGAGGCTCAGGTGCTGGAGGTTCCCCTGGCACCAGCGCCTGTCGCGCTGCGCGTACGCCAGCAGGTTCGGCGGCGGTTGCTCGAAGCTGCCACCCAGCTCCGGCACCAGCCACACCGTGTACCCCGCCCGCCGCATCAGCGCGGCCTCGACGAAGTCATGGCTGAGGATGTGTCCGCCGAAGGGCTGCTGTCCCGGCAGCACGGGCAGGCCGCAGTGCTCGATGAACGCCGTGGTGCGGAGGATGGCGTTGTGGCCCCAGTAGTTGGACTCCCCCAGCTGCCATGCCGCCGCGCCCGCCGCCACCACCGGTCCGTAGACGCGTCCCGCGAACTGCTGGAGCCGCGCGAAGAGCGTGCTCCGGCCCACGCACAGCGGCGGGGCCTGGATGATGCCGGTGCGGGGGTTGAGCTCCATCAGCCGCGCCATCTTCACCAGCGTGCGGCCATCCATCAGGCTGTCCGCGTCCAGGACGACGGTGAAGTCGTAGTGCCGGCCCCAGCGCTCGCAGAAGTCCTGGAGGTTGCCGGCCTTCTTGCCCGCGTTGTCCGTGCGGCGCCGGTAGAAGATGCGCCCCTGGCCGCCCACCCGGCGGCACAGGTCCGCCCACGCCAGCTCCTCGGCCACCCACGCCTCGGGCCGGGTGGAGTCGCTCAGCACGTAGAAGTCGAACGCCTCCAGGCGTCCCGTGGCGGCCACGGACTCGTAGGTGGCCTGCACGTTGGCGAAGACGGCGGCCGGGTCCTCGTTGTGGATGGGCATCACCACCGAGGTGCGCGAGGCCAGCCGCGTGGCCTCCTCCTCCGTGGTGGGCCAGCGCAGCCCGGGCAGCCGCCCGCCGAAGGCGAGCTGGAGGAAGCCGGCCACCGCCGTCCAGAAGGACAGGGCAATCCACCCGAAGCACAGGGCGAAGAGGGCCACCAGCACCACCTCGGGCGCGGTGGTGCCCCGCGCGCTCAGCAGGCGGTGCATCTCCCACGTCCCCAGCAGGGTGGACGCGGCGGCCAGGCCCAGGACGCCAACGCGCCTCCGGCCGGCGCTCTCGGGTGAGAACGAATGGGCGTGCATGGCGGGCTCCAGGGGACGGGGCTTCAGCGCGAGACGGACACGTCGGCCTGCGCCCCGCGCCACCAGCGGCGGAGCAGCTCACCGAAGGGCCAGAGCACCAGCTGCTGCTCGGGCATCACCGAGGCCACCTGCGCCGGGGCCGGCACGGGCACCGCCGCGCGCAGCGCCCGCGCGAAGTCCTCCGGCACCGCACCGCGCAGCAGGAGCCGGGCCCCCAGGCGCGCGCCGTCGCACA
It encodes:
- the mdoH gene encoding glucans biosynthesis glucosyltransferase MdoH; amino-acid sequence: MHAHSFSPESAGRRRVGVLGLAAASTLLGTWEMHRLLSARGTTAPEVVLVALFALCFGWIALSFWTAVAGFLQLAFGGRLPGLRWPTTEEEATRLASRTSVVMPIHNEDPAAVFANVQATYESVAATGRLEAFDFYVLSDSTRPEAWVAEELAWADLCRRVGGQGRIFYRRRTDNAGKKAGNLQDFCERWGRHYDFTVVLDADSLMDGRTLVKMARLMELNPRTGIIQAPPLCVGRSTLFARLQQFAGRVYGPVVAAGAAAWQLGESNYWGHNAILRTTAFIEHCGLPVLPGQQPFGGHILSHDFVEAALMRRAGYTVWLVPELGGSFEQPPPNLLAYAQRDRRWCQGNLQHLSLVMAGGLHPISRGHFLMGVMSYAASPLWLLFLVSGLVAALHDGWVSLGPAVLKAAEPRFDADGALRLMSVSMGMLLAPKLLGLGLALARGQDAARMGGRARLVASVLVESVLATLLAPVMMLFQSHFVFGTLLGYRVSWTSQQREDADLPWAEAARRHAVHTGVGVALAVAAFLLSPGLLAWLAPVVAGLVLSIPLSVLTARASLGLWAERRGLFLIPEETEPPGVLERAQDVTETHAGAPVADAVDHVLTDARAHALHLALLESQPGPETGSAALASARRKLLGGGAEPLSTPEKVAALLDAGTLAEAREQRLTRVAS